A single region of the Pseudomonas sp. GGS8 genome encodes:
- a CDS encoding FecR domain-containing protein, with translation MGLLTESASAAVASAKRLPYIDENQQCRGQPLPATVEHLTGEAWKLDAKGKQTPLQEGMSIDEQEGVKTSPSAFVSLSLGDGSRVVLPSRSQITLHLNEEHSIPQVILEQGQVESYVIKRASDHDRFQIVTPVGVLGVRGTHFRARNDDGGQALLEVLNGKVAVNRDEEPSASRTARSAAKRPKEAEADEVQVMARQGLRIQRQGTLTPIDLLPAPRLLGQAGQTGNVPVWQLIMEPVEGAARYRAQVATDAAFLDIKQEQFSSTPEVKFSGLKAFFYHVRLSAYDTHGLEGESGRYDILYYPRTSRVQ, from the coding sequence ATGGGATTGCTCACCGAGAGTGCATCGGCGGCTGTCGCCTCGGCAAAACGTCTACCCTATATCGATGAAAACCAACAATGCCGTGGCCAACCGCTGCCGGCGACTGTCGAGCATCTGACTGGCGAAGCCTGGAAGCTGGATGCCAAAGGCAAGCAGACACCATTGCAGGAAGGTATGTCGATTGACGAGCAAGAAGGCGTCAAGACCTCACCTTCGGCGTTTGTCAGTCTGTCCCTGGGTGATGGCTCGCGGGTGGTACTGCCCTCCAGGTCCCAGATCACTCTGCATCTCAATGAAGAACATTCGATCCCTCAGGTCATCCTCGAGCAGGGGCAGGTCGAGTCGTATGTAATCAAACGTGCCAGCGACCATGATCGTTTCCAGATCGTCACGCCGGTCGGTGTACTGGGCGTACGGGGTACGCACTTCCGGGCGCGCAACGATGATGGTGGCCAGGCTCTACTGGAAGTGCTGAACGGGAAAGTGGCGGTCAATCGTGATGAGGAACCGTCTGCCTCTCGCACTGCCCGGTCCGCCGCCAAACGCCCTAAGGAAGCTGAAGCTGACGAGGTACAGGTCATGGCCCGTCAGGGTTTGCGTATTCAGAGACAAGGCACGTTGACGCCAATCGACTTGTTACCCGCCCCGCGCTTGTTGGGGCAGGCCGGCCAGACGGGTAACGTGCCCGTCTGGCAATTGATCATGGAGCCCGTCGAAGGGGCCGCGCGTTATCGGGCGCAAGTGGCCACCGATGCAGCTTTTTTAGACATCAAGCAAGAGCAGTTTTCCAGCACGCCAGAGGTCAAATTCAGCGGGCTGAAAGCGTTTTTCTACCATGTTCGCCTGTCGGCGTATGACACTCATGGGTTAGAGGGAGAGTCCGGGCGGTATGACATTTTGTATTACCCCAGGACCTCGCGTGTCCAATAG